A genomic segment from Malus domestica chromosome 05, GDT2T_hap1 encodes:
- the LOC103431032 gene encoding probable WRKY transcription factor 14 has translation MCSLFMPTTRMENFQGDLTDILRAGTTTATVGADPSDHQEPYTDSWHFPSDHRMIFPSSSSAMEEAEETKDNFGDPFLSYMRDPLLNELGISSSSLFSSPNCTARAEEDVTTTTFGSGGDGSHHVLSLGHHNHQSGGVVVDGDPIKRPYNIFSRMLQISPSAKVPVSPCDSPVIGAAVSSSPREIKTSSASTAMVASDMIINANSSSAAKGCLLENTGMQISSPRNPGIKRRKSQAKKVVCIPAPAAANSRPTGEVVPSDLWAWRKYGQKPIKGSPYPRGYYRCSSSKGCSARKQVERSRTDPKMLVITYTSEHNHPWPTQRNALAGSTRSQPSKNGGAAALKISPNSSHQPHQKPTGPTKEEQNENVNDNDDNHMSPTVITAGSASTVKEEFEDVEKQLELDHHHHQQLGFAYRPSMPDEQSNQSHHLDDFFADLGEIEADPLNLLFLQCFSADEQQQKAAEPLDPFNLLDNWSGDHNTNNTSFAEAKRRL, from the exons ATGTGCAGCTTGTTCATGCCAACTACTAGGATGGAGAATTTTCAAGGTGATTTAACCGACATACTAAGAGCTGGTACTACTACTGCTACCGTTGGAGCTGATCCGTCTGATCATCAAGAACCTTACACCGACTCGTGGCACTTTCCATCTGATCATCGCATGATATTCCCATCATCCTCAtcagccatggaagaagcagaAGAAACTAAGGACAACTTTGGCGATCCATTTTTGTCGTACATGCGCGATCCGCTGCTTAACGAGCTAGGCATATCAAGTTCCAGCCTTTTCAGCAGCCCCAATTGTACAGCTCGTGCGGAGGAAGATGTTACAACTACTACTTTTGGTAGCGGTGGCGATGGCAGTCATCATGTACTTAGTCTTGGGCATCACAACCATCAAAGTGGCGGTGTTGTGGTTGATGGTGATCCAATAAAGAGGCCTTACAACATATTCTCACGGATGCTACAGATCTCTCCGAGTGCAAAGGTACCGGTGTCGCCATGTGATTCTCCGGTGATAGGTGCAGCAGTGTCGTCGTCTCCTAGGGAGATTAAAACATCATCAGCTTCTACTGCCATGGTTGCAAGCGACATGATTATTAATGCGAACAGCTCATCAGCAGCAAAAGGTTGCTTGCTCGAGAACACTGGGATGCAGATCTCATCTCCACGGAATCCGGGTATCAAGCGAAG GAAGAGCCAGGCAAAGAAGGTGGTGTGCATTCCGGCGCCAGCGGCTGCAAACAGCAGGCCTACTGGAGAAGTAGTTCCGTCTGATCTGTGGGCATGGAGAAAGTACGGTCAGAAACCCATCAAAGGGTCACCTTATCCAAG GGGTTACTATAGATGTAGCAGCTCAAAGGGTTGCTCAGCAAGGAAACAAGTAGAGCGTAGCCGGACGGATCCAAAAATGTTGGTCATCACGTACACTTCTGAACACAACCATCCATGGCCTACTCAGAGAAATGCCCTAGCTGGCTCAACCAGATCCCAGCCATCCAAAAATGGTGGCGCCGCTGCCTTGAAGATCTCTCCCAATAGCTCTCATCAGCCTCATCAAAAGCCAACTGGCCCAACAAAGGAAGAACAAAATGAGAATGTGAATGATAATGATGATAATCATATGTCTCCAACAGTTATTACCGCTGGAAGTGCTTCAACAGTGAAGGAAGAATTTGAGGACGTTGAAAAGCAATTAGAGcttgatcatcatcatcatcagcaaTTAGGGTTTGCTTATAGACCATCTATGCCTGATGAGCAGTCCAACCAGTCACACCATCTTGATGACTTCTTTGCTGATTTAGGAGAAATTGAGGCTGACCCACTTAACCTCTTGTTTTTACAATGTTTCTCGGCAGATGAGCAGCAGCAAAAGGCTGCAGAGCCCTTAGATCCATTCAATCTCTTAGATAATTGGTCAGGAGATCACAACACCAACAATACTTCATTTGCTGAAGCTAAGAGGCGGTTATAA